The window AACGTGCTTTCAGCTTCAACGTTTTTGAACATGTTAAAGAAATAAGGtttgttattcattaaaaaaaattgttcttcaTAAAATGTCatgcaaatgttttaattaatagaCAAGGTAAGACGAGTTAAAATAAGCGAATGTCATTGTATATAGGCCTAACCTTGATTTACTCAGTTCGAAATTTCTCTACTACGTGTATGGTGCCTCAAGCAACTACTTAACAGCAGAATGCCATATATTTGGCTatgatgatattgttttaaatgaggACATAAACAGTGATACAGTCGATTACCCAAACCGACTCGTACCAAAACAGTCAAATGATCCATTGCTCCAGTGGTAAACAATGATACTTAGGTTGTAACTGTAAAAGATAACATGTTAACGTTAGGTTTCAATATGATCacaataattaagaaattatgagataaatgaatgtaaaatttttGAGATCTCCTATAAGTTTGCCATGGAGGTCACTATATCAACATTTGATAGAAAACTTCTGTTTACATGCAACCTTTTCTTATAAAACGGATTAATTAGGTtgacaaatttataaattcttCTCACTTTTTGAAGGCAGgcataataatattataatttaagtcattttttaatcaacaatCTGATTACAAGTCTGTTTGGGTACGAGTCAGTTTGGTTACGAGTTGACTGTAATTCCAGGCAGGTGTATCAATGAACTGAACCAACCCAAGCAATAATTTACATGCCCAAGAAACAGGATACAGAAAGTCATATATActataaaagtaattttttatttatttgcagtATGTGTATTATCACTAAATGTATTCTCTCTAgtcatatataatatatattatatatatattataatatcaatCTGTTTTGCAGTAGACTAGCACTGGTTCAGTCGTCTGTAGAAAGAAAAATCTTACCGTGACCATGCTACGCTCTGGTCACATTAAGAATTTGTCCTATATACTTTCAATGTAGCAGCCGTGAAGCGGATCTGTTTCGTGTCgattttaagtctgttaaaaTAATCTGCAGgggtaaaatacatttttgaacaTAAACCTATTTGAACATGCATTTGTAGATAAGTCTACATAATATCCATTTAATGAGTTGTACCAAGGCATTTTGTTAATATACATGTCCgaatttgcctgccattttgCACTCGGAATGTCTCCAATTTTATCGTTAACATAGTGACCGAAAACAGCGAATTTTCAAACCTGATGTTAAAAGAAGCAGTATGTGTATTATGTTTGAATTTGCCTGACATTTTTTTGGAAATCGCACTCGGAATGTCTCCAATTTTATCATCAACATGGTGACCGAAAATAGCGAATTTTCAAACAAGATGTTAAAAGTGGCAGTAAACAAGGTGTTAAAAGTGGCAGTGATTTCGTTGTAAAAACAGTTAATATGGTAAAAtgggattataaaagagcaacattgtagGTATTCGAGACATATCATATGAAATTTAAGGCGAGATACAGAGTgtaatataatttgttattcGCTGGGAAgcaagtatatgggacgaattctattgttaaagagacagtacagctgaaaacacatgtgtgaataactttAGATTTACCTAGTATTATATTGTTAGGAAATAAGATATATCGTTTATTGTAATAGGTGAAATACGttaaaaatccctttcacatacctAGTTAACGTAATTATAAGCTTCTGGAAATTTAATGGACGTACAAACTGGAATAATCTTATGTCATTGATTTgcacgtggactttgattgacagtaattaaCACATGCTGAAcactacaagatcttcgtccgACTACGGTCATCATGTTAGAGGTTAAAGggactctctaaacggaacaTAATATCACTTTctcaataatttattaatggtttaccaatttcggttcattttaaaatgaacatacataAATTTGTCAAATAACATCTCAAGAGGcctcatttacaaaaatgaatttaggttgtagcaacttGTTTGATAAAAACGCAAAATTCCTGCTTACAAAACAATAACTGTGGTTATTTTTTACACTTTGAGCAATTATTACCTAGGAGAAGTAGaggagacatatttttatcaacaaaaatgtcCACAAGCatcttcgcgagccctgcatgtgttttgttactGTCAATACTTATTCctaatagtatagaaggctgaaccaTGTAACATATTGTGATGCAAAAATGTATGGGTTATACGTAGTTATcaattttgatgaattttttcaagtcgtttttttttataagatgcgctgtactgtctctttaaagtGGGTTcttaggacatctgtcattttaacaaTTGAACAGTCTATCTAAGTCGGCTGTAgataaaacaaatgcatttAACTTGCAATGGCAAAATGAAAGACAGGTGGACATTCAATCATTATGATCAATTGCAGCAAATTTGACTTGGTAACTGTTGATAAAACGATGAGACTAATTTAAGAGCTCAAAAATGTCACCATGTAAGGAAGGTGCTTTCAAATCATCTACAAATGTAATTGAGTAGTGCAATCATTTTATGATTCaaagaattaaatgaaaattaaatatgaaggTTAATTTATCAAATGgatcaatgttgaaaaaaaaaggcAACAGaagtaagaaaaaatatattatacaagcgtatattttaaaaaaagataggtGAACTAGTGTTGTAGCAATTTTTATACACGCAGAGGGAGGTTTCGTtatcaattgaattattttgtaaacttttctCACTTGAAACTATGATGTTTCTTAattaacttgaatttttttgtatgatATCCTCAAGCCAAGTTGACCAATGAGCATGATGAGAAATTATCTTTCTTAAGTTTATGCTTTGAAGCCCCTGTGACGTAAAATTTTCCCGCTTTAATATTGTGTCAGTGTTTATAACAATCAGGCCTTTCCAtcaaaaaaaggagaaaaaaattatattttcatactggTGTGGTACTCCATTATTTGTATCAATCGCTTCTAATGTCTTTCCAACATACTATGAAAAGATATCCtggatgggtttttttttcatgagcTTGCCGGAAGTATCTATGAAGGAACTGTCCCCTCCTTTAAAATTATGCATCCTCTTCTTtctcagaaaaaatatatttctggaatttattaatttataaaaagctGCATTTCATcttagttttaaagatttatttaatttttgcttGTTACAGCTAAAATGCGAAGAAAAAGGGTAAATCCCTTTGAAGAATCCCAGCTTTGGGTAAAAACAGATCCACCAGGATTTGAAATTGATGTGTTTGAAAACAAAGGTTAGAATTATTCGATTTCTTAGAATGTGATGAAGATATATGCTGataaaatttacacatataTACTGTATGTTTCATCTTGACTTTTACTTACACTAAATAGCagttattttatgattttgtgATTCAGATTATTGCATATTAACTCAGTTGACTATATATCTCTATGACTGAGTATTTTCTAAATGAAGCAAGAAATCAAGATGAATGTGCCCATGGAGTTTCTAGCTGTCAATCTGCTAAAACTATGCTCCATATGTTCTTGTCACGCATGATTGCAAGTGTTCTTAAAtaccatgataaaaaaaattctatatatgtacatgtatgttgagctgtagtaaaatgaatattatgataAACATTCATATAGGAAGAGGAGTTAGGAGTACTATTCCCAGACAAAGGGGAGACTTTTTACTAGTGTATTCAGGACAAATTATATCCAAAAAAGAGGGCgagagaagagagagaaaaaaatcatcagGATACCGATATTTTTACAGAGATTTATGGTAAGATGTGTCAGGTAGACAGGTactttagttttttaaaaagcttaagcCCAAGTGttgtttaataataattattataatacaatTTAATCTATGATGcaacattaatatttatataattgttttagcATTGATGCAACAAAAGACGATGGAAGATTATGTAGACTCATCAATCATGGGACTAAAAAAGAGATAAACTGCAAAATGAAACTCTGTGGGGATTGTCTTTGTCTTTTTGCTACAAGGTATTTGAGatagagagagggagagagaggggGGTTGCATATTTTCATGTGTAGAtaattaaatatcatttcaattattttatagaGACATCCAGCAAGGAGAAGAACTGTTGTACGATTATGGGTTAAAATCTTACCCATGGAATTCCAATTTGACTTTGGTAAGTTTTTAAGTTTCACATACACAATTTGGCTATTTCATGTCAACATCTTTCaaagatatatatttctaaaatgaaCTTCTTGTATAGATGGGCAAAAGTTCTGGTAAGtaaaataacatttcaaataattGGTTATCTTGGTTGCATAAAAGTCAATTTCAGATTGTTAATACACATACTTCTTTTTGTTGCCATTCTTGAACTTTATCAAgatgtgttttttaaaaaaaattgttgttacttTGTGTACAGTAGTTGATATTTTACCTTTAaggttagaaaaaaatattggtaaCTTCTTTCAATTGTAATGTAATCAGTATTGGTGAGTTATCAAAGATTTTTAGGCAAATTAAATTAACCCTGTAGTGCTTAAATATGTAtcgatttgtttgttttaaaagtttttagttttctttcaatttcttGAGTCCAGAAAAAGCACATGGCAATATTCATTGAAAACATCAATTGATACATATATTTGATGGTCAAATCAACTTCTTGAAAAGAATTAGTTGTTCCCAAAGaagcaataaaaattaaaacgtcCATTTAAAGTTTCTTTTCTCACTGGTtcttatatacaattttttaccATTAAGCCTCACTGCACttgttataaatataagtaaaacaGATTCATTTTGTTTGTCTGTCTATAAACTGGAATGTCCCAAGCAagatcaaatatatcataacaaaCTCTATGCTTAAAGAAAACTATTTTGGTTTTGATCATTGTAAAGATAAAAAGCCCAGgcatttagtttattttttttttacaacaaaaaggTAAAGAGGATATTCAGGTGGAAGACACTTCTCGCATTGACCCACCATTCCTCAATAGCGCTTCCTGTGGAAAAGTTGCTGGTATGTACAATATCAGTTTATCAATAAAACtcttgtgatacatgtacttctgtTAACCATATAAGACATTTTGTCCTTTTTTCTCATCAATAAAGCTGAAGATGATATTCAGATGGAAGACACTTCTCGAATTGACCCACCGTTCCTCAATAGCGCTTCCGGTGGACAAGTTGCTGGTATGTACGATATTAGTTTAGGCCTAGGAAAAAAATAGGTTAGTTTCCGCTTTCAGgctgaaaaaaattagggtcagtaggtcggctttttttttctctctctccatctGTTCAGTTGTGcatattaaaccatttatttattaaactgggtaagataaaaaaaaaaattttgtctgTGCAAgaaattacaatatttacttTCACCCTGAATCTTACATTTCTCGAGCTCAACTGGAACAACATGTGCTGCCATTTGTTAATAACAAACATCTACACAACACTGATGACATCTAATTAAGTTCTATAAGCGTTTTTACGACTTAGATTTACAGGacacattaaatttttaaatcggataaaaacgaaattttaacaaaaaacggaTATAAAcggaaatttacgaaaaaaaatcgagaaaaaaaatttgggtcgGCGGGTTTAAGGTAGGCtcggtcgggaaagcggaaacaaacttatttttttgttaggccttatTTATAAAACTCTTGTGATGCATGTATATCTGTTAACCATATAAGTCATTATgtctttttttctcttcaataaAGCTGAAGATGATATTCTGACACTTCTCAAATCGACCCACCATTCCTCAAAAGCGCTTTCTGTGGACAAGTTGCTGGTATgtacaatatattaatttattaataaaactcttgtgatacatgtacttctgtTAACCATATAAcacattttggttttttttctcttcaataaAGATGAAGATGATACGCAGTAGGAAGGCACTTCTTGCATTGACCCACCATTCCTCAATAGCTCTTCCCGTGGACAAGTTGCTGGTATGTACAATACTAGTTTATCAATAAAACTCTTGTAATACAAGTACTTCTGTTAACCATATAAGACACTTTGTCCTTTTTTCTCTTCAATAAAGCTGAAGATGATATTGAGATGGAAGACACTTCTCGAATTGACCCACCATTCCTCAATAGCGCTTCATGTGGACAAGTTGCTGGTATGTACATTATCAGTTTATCGATAAAACtcttgtgatacatgtacttctgtTAACCATATAAGACACTTTgtccttttttcttttcaataaagGTAAAGAGGATATTCAGGTGGAAGACACCTCTCGCATTGACCCACCATTCCTCAATAGCTCTTCCTGTGGACAAGTTGCTGGTATGTACAATAttagtttatttataaaactctTGTGATACATGCACTTCTGTTAACCATATAAGACATTATGTCCTTTTTTCTCTTCAATAAAGCTGAAGATGATATTGAGATGGAGGACACTTCTCGAATCGACCCATCATTCCTCAATAGCGCTTCCTGTGGACAAGTTGCTGGTATGTACATTACTAGTTTATCAATAAAACTCTTGTGCTACATGTTCTTCTGTAAACCATATTACACATTTTGTCCTTTTTTTCTCGTCAATAAAGATGGAGAGGATACTCAGTTGGAAAACACTTCTCGCATTGACCCACCGTTCCTCAATAGCACTTCCGGTGGACAAGTTGCTGGTATGTACAATATCAGTTTATCAATTAAACtcttgtgatacatgtacttctgtTAACCATATTAGTCATTAAATTTgtccttttttcttttcaataaagGTAAAGAGGATATTCAGGTGGAAGACACTTCTTGTAATGACCCACCATTCCTCAATAGCGCTTCCTGTGGACAAGTTGCTGGTATGTACAATATattagtttattaataaaactcTTATGATTCATGTACATCCGTTTAATATTTAAGACATTTTGTTCTTATTTCTCTTCAATAAAGATGAAGAGGATACTCAGGTGGAAGACACTTCTTGCATTGACCCACCATTCCTCAATAGCGCTTCCTGTGGACAAGTTGATGGTATGTACAATACTAGTTCATCAAT is drawn from Crassostrea angulata isolate pt1a10 chromosome 5, ASM2561291v2, whole genome shotgun sequence and contains these coding sequences:
- the LOC128185254 gene encoding uncharacterized protein LOC128185254 produces the protein MRRKRVNPFEESQLWVKTDPPGFEIDVFENKGRGVRSTIPRQRGDFLLVYSGQIISKKEGERRERKKSSGYRYFYRDLCIDATKDDGRLCRLINHGTKKEINCKMKLCGDCLCLFATRDIQQGEELLYDYGLKSYPWNSNLTLVKRIFRWKTLLALTHHSSIALPVEKLLLKMIFRWKTLLELTHRSSIALPVDKLLMKMIRSRKALLALTHHSSIALPVDKLLVSEDDIEMEDTSRIDPPFLNSASCGQVAGKEDIQVEDTSRIDPPFLNSSSCGQVAAEDDIEMEDTSRIDPSFLNSASCGQVADGEDTQLENTSRIDPPFLNSTSGGQVAGKEDIQVEDTSCNDPPFLNSASCGQVADEEDTQVEDTSCIDPPFLNSASCGQVDDEDDTQVEDTSRIDPTFLNSASGGQVAAEDDIQVEDTSRIDPPFLNSASCGQVAGKEDIQVEDTSCIDPPFLNSSSCGQVAAEEDNGTTGSQLDDIHIIVSGKSTLAEKLQVMLKKRLMKTHQIMKTLPGFPRKMMVTLERIVKKCSVMKRMVPMLMMTVMRIWKTQTGFQGKAMKMMMEKTMKIMI